ATGTAATTTTGTAGTATTGCCAAATATTTTACTCTTTTGAAACCTACATTAGTTCTTTTTTCTCAAGCAATGCTGTGCCCTTTCTTTATGCAGGGTTTGAAACACTTGGAGGCAAGCCACATCGCTGAGTTATCAGTTTCAACTGATTCATGCAGAGACCAAATTAAATTTGACAAGGACTACAAGTATGAGGTGTGGTTATATGGTCTAATAGTTGACAGATTCCATGTATCATGCTGTCTATGCTAAAGTGCTGATTATATTAGACAACTTTAATGAGCTAAATATGAGATGAATCAATGCAATGTCTTCACAATATAATTTCTCGAATGCAGATTTTGTTCTCTGTTGAACATTGTGTCATACAATCTGGTAGTCACTGTACATTTCTCAATGCAGTTCTCCTACATAGTAACATAGACAGCATTTCCCACCTCTTTATATAAAAACTGTATTCCTCAAACAAAAACACATGCAGTCATACATATGCTTTCACACAGAGTAGTATCGAATATCGATGACAATCAAGCATATGGATATAATGCATATGCGGTAATAGCCTTTTTGTATTGAGATTTTCCATTTTTGCAATTTGCCTTTTAATATACCTGTTTTATGATTTCCTAGGTACTGGAACTTAACCAACAGCTGGAAAAATATGAGAATGACCTGAAGCTGTTAGAAAACCAAAAAAGGTAGTACTGCTTGTTTATGTTCAGAATGATATGACATCTTAATCTTGTAATGGAATTAGTTTACAGCATCTTAGCATTGCCAATTCTAGTTCTACTCATTTATCATATTTTGAACAATATGACATTATGATTTATCATAATAATAATCTAGCTTGTCATATTCTGTATGATTTTCAAAACTTAATACCATTTGTTTTCAATAATGAGTAATTTAATTTATCTTACAGATGAAGTTTCTCAGATTCCACATGGACTTTATCTGATTGTCAGTTTGAGTAAAACATTTATTGTGATGTTTTCATGAATTTGAACTCTGCCATGTTTCTTTTTTGAAATTCCCTGGAAATAATAAATCTGTTGCTTcacattttatttgtaattcTTTAAGAACAGAATGGACCTAAGCTTGGTTTACTGTTATCTAATGATGCGTGGAGATTAAGCCATGTGATGTGCACTACTTGACTATATTGTAGCACCCATTTATCCATTTTTTATCTTCCTCAGTTTCAGCATTTCAATCTTCTAGAAGACCTTCTCATCCCAAATCCCAGCACTATTCTTATTTGCCTATATTGTTAACTTGAGGACATAAATGTTTTAGCTATCCATTTCTTGGTCTGGTTTTGAGCTGGTGATTCTGCTGCTGTACATATCTTCATTATTTTCAGCCATGAACTCTTTGGTCGGTCTCCTGCTTGGCTTTATACTTAAAGATTTAAAGTTTATAACTGCAGAATACATATTCTTACCCTTGCATCATTAAGTTTGTTAACTTCTAAATGTTGAACCATGATTACCTGTAGGTTTCATGCATCATTCCATCCTGTTAAGATGTGTTATTATAGTCATTTGAGGTTTAATTGCATCTGACCTACATTTAGTGTTTATGTTTCCTCTGGTTTGAAGATTTGAATTTTCTACTGACATATGTACCATATCCAGTGCTGAAGCAATGTGGGAACTTGAATCTATGTTATCAGAAGCAAATGTTTTAGACTTTAAAGACAATTGTCTCAGGGTATTCCTGAAGGAAGCTGTACTCACGCCTGAATGTTTAATGTACGGGAAAGAGTCAGATTGTTCTGTTAATTCATTCGTTTCAGACCATGAATTGCTGATAGAAGTTGGAGAAAACATGGAACCAAAGAAAGTGCAGGTAATCTCATAACTGAATTTGTCTtcacattttaaaataaattatctcTGGGATCTAATCATTTTGCATTATGCATCTACCATTGATTTTGCATGCAATGCCTTATGcttgtatatatttttctgtCCTAAATGCAATGATGCGCAGTCCTCCTGCATATTTGAGAAAGCAAAATGTAATGCCTTATGCATTGCCTGCGGATTACTGGTTGTCACAATTGAAATCACAGAACAAGATGTGAATAATAACGTGAGTCCATGTGACCATTGCTTAGGAGATAATGATGATTTTTTGTTTCACTCTTGCATAACCGTGGGCAAGAAAAGCAAGCTTAGTTCAGTTTCACTGTCCAAACCATGCCATGTTTATTAATAATGACACAACAGGAATTTGCCTTTTTAGGAATTTGTACTGGTTATGTATATTCTGAGTTTGTTTTATGTTTTTTCAGATATTTCCTGATGATACCTGTGTAGATATACTTCTTGATAAGCTCAAGGCCTCCAGGTATTCTGCATTTGTTACCTTCTCTTTCACAAAGCTTGCTTGATATTCTTCCAAATAAAAAGCTAGCTTGTTGAAACAATGTGATCAATTAATGTTTAAGGTGATGATGTAGATTCAACACGGTTTCGTTTCTCATGTTAGCAATAATGTCAATTTCTCTGTTATTCTACTGACCaatgtttctttcttctttatGCATTCTTACACTCAAATGAACTCTTTTTGTAGAGAGACCATTTCTACTACATCACTGGGATGGATTATTCGGCAATTTCAACACCACATTATAATCAACACTTTGAGGCGTTCCTTGGTGAAAGATGCTAATAATTCCAGGTAACATGATTCACCATTCCTTTGCATTTTgctagtaatttttttatttgttgatGAAACTTGAAAGTTGAAATTAGTAGTTGCAAGGATTCCGTGTTCTCTACACCTGTACGTTGAGTATACCAAGTTTACAAGATTTAGGAAAGAACTAAACCATAGGTGTCCAACATTGTAACGTATGCACATAATTTGTTGCTTCCCGTtcaatttttcttattttggTGAGACCACATTCTTACAGGCATTCTTTTGAGTACATTGACAAAGATGGGACAATTCTAGCTCACTTAGCGGGTGGCATTGATGCCTTCATCAAGATATCTGCAGACTGGCCACTGTCATCCTGCGGCCTGAAGTTAATCTCCATTCACAGTTCCAGGGCGCAGTCAGCAGATATTTCTTTAGCTTTGCTTTCCAAAACAAAGGTACAGATGGTCATCTCAGCCCCAATGCTTGTATTTTCAGCAGTAAAATTATGCGTACAAATTCTGAAACCGTAGAAAGAATCATTTCCAGCATTCacaatttttattatatctCGTTGAAACAAACCACCAACCTAATCAAATTTTTGTGTTCTGCAAAACATTCAGGAACTGGCCAATGGATTGGAGCTTCAGACTCGTCGACATCTGGTGAAGTTTGTAGATGCAATTGAAGATATTCTTTTTCGAGAGATGCGGTCGTAGCAGCTCCATTCCAGCAAAGCATGTCTTAGAAGACTAGACTTGACCCAACCAGCCTCCCCATCATCTTGATGACAAGGAGAACGTAGCATATCAATCTCCGGGTGACCACCTTGTAAGCTTGCACGTTGTAAAGGTCTGATCACATTTATTAATGTGCGCATGAGATGTTTAAGAAATGACCAGTAAAAGCATGGGAAAACATAAACTGATTAAGCCCTTTTTCAgagctctttctttttctttttttgtataATTGTGAGTGAACCATTTGAAAATTCAGTCCCAAGATTAAGGTGCTTGAGTCGTGCTAATCTGAGAAACGTCATTAGTTGGAGTGTCATGGTGGCAGACTAATAAAGTTATGGACTCCTATAAGAAAAGGACTTTTATTATGGGCAGTCCGAAACGCGTGTTTACTTGCAAAATCGTGGACTCCTATAAGAAAATGACTTTTATTATGGGCAGTCCGAAACGCGTGTTTACTTGCAAAATCGTGTAAGCAAGCATCAACCAGCTGCGTACAGATGGCATGAACAATTTTTTAAGGGTGCAGGGCAACCGACCATCGTCGATACAACCAACGAGCGCGTAAGTTCAGATGGTTCGGATGGGAATTTGAACGCAGTTTCAGTCTTTCAGAAACTACTCATTTAAGCATCTAAGCATCCGAACCAAATTGTTAAGCATCTAAGCATCGATATaaacgaagtcaccacagataGATGTCTTGCTATCGATGGTTTTTCCTACtattaaaagaataattaattgtAAATATGGGAATTCATGTCAAATTTAAGACTTGAAACtgtcactgaaagaataattagtctaaatacaagcacacataaaaaaaataattgactAAAAGATGAGTGAACAAGTTCaaccaaaaaaactcaactgAGGTATGTTCACTTCAAATCATATAACTTTGCACTTAAATCGTACGAAACTTTTAACTTTCGTCGAAGAACTTTCATACGAAAACTTGAAAGCGTGCGCTAAGCGATCCTGGTTGGTTCCGGATATCAGCTGATGAACAGCACAGACATTTCAATATGGATTCAGAGCTCAAAACGAACAAGCCGATCAATCTTATTACTGCTAAATTCAGAGCACAAAAGATAGTCTGGATTTTAGACTACTTAATCATGCGACAGTGCACACGCTTGTCTGTATACAAATCTCCATTATTACTTTAAAACTTATACAAGTCATGTAAAACCTGCAAGTACACATAAATGTCACCATACTCATCTCACATCAATACAACATAAGTTCACTCTGTTGCATCTCACATCAGCTTCTCACCAGACTCATCGACACTGTTATCAACTTAAAAGACAACAGATTTTGTGAGGGCAGATGGACAGGTAATTGCATTCTACCCCAGCTAGATAACCTAGATTTTTTTCCATATAGAGAACCTCATATCTTAGAACCAATATATAGGATGCAGTCTCGGTTGCTCACTGATCATGATCAAAGCTGCACTTTGCGGTCATAAACCCAGCTGAAAGGAATAACAGGCGCTTGCTTAGCTCTTGCTTGGGCTCTTTCATCCAGCCGCCTGATTCTCGGCGCCAACGTGCAGACGAAATCCTGAGCCCTTCTCCCTTCTCCGGACAGCCCGGTGAGATCTGCGACTTTCCACCTCTGGACCAAGAACTCCAGGATGTCGGCATAGTCTCTTGCAGTGTAGACACCCAGCCGCTGTGCCACAGCGCTGAAATGCTCGAACAAGTTGTCGTCCTTGCCGTCATACATCAGATGAGCAGGCATTGagatcttcttcctcatcatgTCAGCAAATGCAAGAACTGTGTAGTCAGGATCAATCTCGAAGAGCTTCTCCACTATCTTGGTGTAAGCTGTCTCATGGCGCTTCTCATCAGCTGCTATTGTCCCACATATCTGAGCCAGCTTAAGGTCCCCGTACTCCTTGGCGTGCCTTGCAGTATTGCCATGGGATATAAATGTAGCTCTTTCTTGAAATGATGTGTAAAGGAAACCCAAGTAGGGATTATTCTCAGTTCCTGGATCCTGCAGAAGGTAGGTACAAGAGGTGAAATTAGATTCGTGGCTAACAATGAAATTAATTTATGAATAACCATACCACGGTTGATTCTAAAATGCAGTGAATCATCTAACCATGTTTCcttcaaaaacaaaaaatgaagCACATTTTCTATGGACTGACATGGTGCAAGCAATTTATCAAGTAGGCACGTAAATATAAGTCAATGTTTTTACTTGCTTTAGAAGTAAAACTGTACATGAAAGGTTATGTTGTCCAATgctttaataaaatgaatagcGCTCAGTtctcaaaatattattttaagaaTATTGGAGACATGGCTATTGATAACAAGGTTATCCACAATAGCATTGTAAACTTaagtaaaaaggaaaataatatCATCATGCCTAAATAGATATTAGCTCTTACCATCCCAGACCCAATCAGGTATTGTATTGTCTTCTCAATTTGTTTCATGTCAACACGTCCAGTAAGGTACATGTACTTATTAAGAAGATCACCATGCCTGTTCTCTTCAGCAGTCCATGCTCTTGTCCAAACAGCCCAGGTGGTTGGGCTTGCGCCAGTTTCATCTCGGACACCATCAAGGGTGTTAAGCATTGTTTGATAGGTAGGAAGAGCTTCCTCAGTAACCATGTCTCCAACTAAGCAAACAAAGTAGTCATCAGGGATCTCCTTAGCCCTCTCCCGCAGCTCTTTTACTTCATCATAAAACCCATCGGAAGAAGGGTCTGGCAGGAAGTCCTGTGGCTGCCATGACTTCTCAACTGGCTTCAGGAGGTTCAAAAGGTTCTCTTTGGCCCAAGGTTGAAGCGAATCGAAAATCTCCCGCTTTTGGGGTGGCAGTGAATGCTTGACTTGGAGATGAACTTCACGTGGAGGAGTGTAGGGCTTCTTAGCAGTCTTGACCCTACAAAAAATTGAAGTAAATTAGAAGAATGGAGAAGAAATATCGCATAATAGATATGAAAGTAGTTTAATTAAAGCTTATAGAAAGGTAGAGTGATGTATCCAGCTCATAATAAACCATCTGCCACCAAATCTCTAGGCTGGGAATCCTTTCAGTCCTTGAAGCAATTTTTTTACGGTgtccaagaaaagaaaatcaaaaaatACACCTAAcacctgttcttttctccaacaagagttggatgaagattaaaattttcgtggcacgcttttcaaactgctaaacggtacgtttcttatgaaaactttctatatgaaagttgctttaaaatatcatataaatctATTCTTAAAGTTTGtcataattaaaactcaatcgatcatacgttaataccacctcgttttgcgtaaaaaacttcatcttcatcttcatgtgAAAAGAAAGGTCTGATGTTTGTATAGACAGTTTAATCAAACCAGTGtttatcaaaaatattttttcaaccTAGGTAAAAGCCTAGGACAGGATAGATGGACAAAAGTAATATCATTAGTAGTAACTACGATTTCGAGATTTTCCAAGATAGGTACATTGACAAGCTTGAAACTACCATGTTCTCTGAGCTCTACATGATAATATCCAGTGTTGATTGATTGataaaccaaacaaaaacagTAAACGTAATGCAAAATTCACTCCATAATTGGCATGGTATATAATCATGAACCGCATATGTATAACTGTTATCAAATCATGGGAGGCAATGACGCAGATCCTCTTTCTGCCCTTTTGTTACACTAGCGTTACTTTCTTGTTGATAATTCTAAATTATTAGTAAAGTAGAAGAAAACTACAGCACAGACCTAAAAAcagcagaaaaaaaatgaaaatttctTAAATTCATAATTCAAATTGAATATAGAAGGTGCTTCTGTGCTCTCTAGAAAGAAGAGGCTACACAAATCCTAAAGCAGTACTGTTAGCGGTGGAGTACACAGGTGGTTGCAAAGCAGGCCTTAAATGTTCAGAATCAGTCTATCACCATCAACAGATTTGAACATGTTCAGATCTCAACAGCTATTCGACTAGTTTTCAGCTTTCTCCCCGCATCCACCCTAAGCGAAAagcatggagaaaaaaaaattctggatCACCAACCCACTTTAATTTTACCATTTCACCTATCTCAGTTGGTTGATGGTGGTTCCATAAGAAGCAGTGCTTTCAACTCAACAATTCAACAGTACATGCATCTCTAATTCTCTATAACTTATCTATTTAACCAGCGGATTAGCCTGACGAAAGGATTACTCGCAGAGGATATTGACAGGTTATTAATATTCAGTCCCAGTTTCAAGAGTTCAACACCATCACATAGCCATCATTCACCAGGAAAATTTCAGGTCAACAGACCGATTTTGTTTAAAAGCGTCGAAGATACACAAATTGAACGGACCAATTTTTGAACGAACAAGTCCCTAATCGCCCTAAACTACAAGTTTTTAATTGCTAGAAGCAACTGCACAGGAATAATTTACATCTAAATGGGTAAGATCGCATCAAAGCTTTAGATAATCATCCATGGTCAATTTCAGGCAATAGTTTCAGCAAAATCATCAACATAATCAACTTATGGTGGCACATGCAGAAACCAAATATCACAAagctgcaaaaagaaaaaaaaatggacagATCATCAAATCCGGAGCGGATCACGGACGAACCCATCGAGATCACGAGCAGGGAGGAAACCCTCGGGTCGGATCAGAGGCCAGGAAATCTGGAATCAAGCATCCCCCAGAGAGAACCCAAACCAACCCAAGCTCAAATCAATCTTGGAACACCTCTGACCCCCAGGATCTCGATGAGGAGGTGGGAGATGAATCCCCCACAACACACCACGGAGCACGCAGAACATGCATTTTTCACCCCCCAACGATTTGACTTGATCCACCGCCAGATCACAAATCTCACCAACCCCAGAGAAGCAAGAACCAAGAAGAACCCCGAAGCGCGCAAGAACCCACCCTACCAAACCAAGATCACGCGCGCgacggggagggagggagggagggaggagggactAGAGGGATCCGGTCACCTGTTGATGGTGGAGGCCATGGCCACCACCGGCGACATCCCATTGCTCCTCCTCTGCGCCACACCGCCGCAGGAGGACGGCGATGCGGTGTGGGACGCCGCGAACGCCATGAGCAGCGGCAGCGAGATCTCGGGGATGATTCTTCCCCTCCTCGCGTTCTTGTCCACCTGGACTTCTGCTAGCAACAGCAGGGGGTTAGAGAAGGGGTTTGTGTAAGAAAGAAGATGGGCTATTAATAGCACAATgagagggggggagagagagaatgggAGAATGATGGAGATATGttgagttcttttttttaaaaaaaaagtatatttgttttgttttttcttttttttttactccctccgccctaaaatataagcattttaaacatagtgacaagtcaaacatttttaactttaactattaatataaaaaagaataaaaaatatcgATCATGCAAAATTAATGTTGCTAGActtattattaaacaaactatcataatatgtaactctttttatttaaaacatcttacttttatagatattgttgaaCAAAGTAGTATCTCGGAGACCGTGTCGGAgtctaaaattatttatattttaagacggatggCATACTGTATTAGCAAAAATGCCCGAAGAGAAAAAAACACTATaagcaaaatatattttctttatcaAATATCTTGGTTGCTCGATTATTTGGTATTCACTTATTTGAACCAAATGTTAGACTATTTCACAATACTAGATGCTTTTAAAcaagtatagatatagatactCGGCGTGTGTTCACACATATTCTCACTTAAAAATTGTCCTTTTTACTAATCAAATTCATGCTAAACATGAGATTGAAAGACTATTATGCCCTTCGCTAATgcataaagaaaataaaaggaggaGAGAGCACTACTAATTTGATAGCtaaaacaagaaaataaaaaatatatatcacctccgttttttaatcgATGATGTCTAACTTTTGAAATAACGTTTGGTTATTCATGTTGCTCAAAATATTAGccaaaagtcaacagcgttctctattaagaaaaaaaaaactcttataCGGGATGT
This window of the Oryza sativa Japonica Group chromosome 4, ASM3414082v1 genome carries:
- the LOC4335627 gene encoding stearoyl-[acyl-carrier-protein] 9-desaturase 5, chloroplastic, with amino-acid sequence MAFAASHTASPSSCGGVAQRRSNGMSPVVAMASTINRVKTAKKPYTPPREVHLQVKHSLPPQKREIFDSLQPWAKENLLNLLKPVEKSWQPQDFLPDPSSDGFYDEVKELRERAKEIPDDYFVCLVGDMVTEEALPTYQTMLNTLDGVRDETGASPTTWAVWTRAWTAEENRHGDLLNKYMYLTGRVDMKQIEKTIQYLIGSGMDPGTENNPYLGFLYTSFQERATFISHGNTARHAKEYGDLKLAQICGTIAADEKRHETAYTKIVEKLFEIDPDYTVLAFADMMRKKISMPAHLMYDGKDDNLFEHFSAVAQRLGVYTARDYADILEFLVQRWKVADLTGLSGEGRRAQDFVCTLAPRIRRLDERAQARAKQAPVIPFSWVYDRKVQL
- the LOC4335626 gene encoding uncharacterized protein — translated: MAETLAEDAADAPLDAAAIRSRLERLALSRRGEEEVASAAAAAADAVRRLPSVEDVEPLQGLEFDAWASSAAPMESDFDAFMEWLSKEVSLAEEENRKLSVEISSVAETTLKDSIQLDADIAELESSLKKIDSQGLKHLEASHIAELSVSTDSCRDQIKFDKDYKYEVLELNQQLEKYENDLKLLENQKSAEAMWELESMLSEANVLDFKDNCLRVFLKEAVLTPECLMYGKESDCSVNSFVSDHELLIEVGENMEPKKVQIFPDDTCVDILLDKLKASRETISTTSLGWIIRQFQHHIIINTLRRSLVKDANNSRHSFEYIDKDGTILAHLAGGIDAFIKISADWPLSSCGLKLISIHSSRAQSADISLALLSKTKELANGLELQTRRHLVKFVDAIEDILFREMRS